In Camarhynchus parvulus chromosome 21, STF_HiC, whole genome shotgun sequence, a genomic segment contains:
- the VAMP3 gene encoding vesicle-associated membrane protein 3, with the protein MSATVPGSSNMAAGSNRRLQQTQHQVDEVVDIMRVNVDKVLERDQKLSELDDRADALQAGASQFETSAAKLKRKYWWKNCKMWAILIGVVVIIIIIIIVWSVYS; encoded by the exons AT GTCGGCCACTGTCCCTGGGAGCTCAAAcatggctgctggcagcaatCGCCGGCTTCAGCAAACCCAGCACCAAGTGGATGAG GTTGTTGACATCATGAGGGTGAACGTGGACAAGGTTCTGGAGCGGGATCAGAAGCTGTCAGAGCTGGATGACCGAGCTGATGCCCTGCAAGCAGGAGCCTCCCAGTTCGAGACCAGCGCAGCCAAGCTGAAGAGGAAGTACTGGTGGAAGAACTGCAAG ATGTGGGCAATATTGATAGGTGTTGTTgtcattatcatcatcatcattattg TCTGGAGTGTGTATTCATGA